A region of Paractinoplanes abujensis DNA encodes the following proteins:
- a CDS encoding glycerol-3-phosphate dehydrogenase/oxidase, whose amino-acid sequence MQTGLISPQTRADALTAMSTGDELDVLVVGAGVVGAGSALDAATRGLNVGLIEARDFASGTSSRSSKLIHGGLRYLEMLDFSLVREALRERGLLLQRLAPHLVRPVPFLYPLRHRAWERLYAGAGVALYDVLALSGWGAGLPRHRHLTKTEAMKAFPSLRPDSLVGAIRYYDAQVDDARHTMFLVRTATAYGAKVAARTEVTGFLRADDRVVGVRARDLETGRDLEIRAKVVINATGVWTGDSQALLAGLAPQFGVTASKGIHLVVPRDRISGGTGMILRTATSVLFVIPWDRHWIIGTTDTAWTLDKAHPSASGRDVDYLLTEVNKALATPLTRDDVQGVYAGLRPLLSAEAATTAKLSREHAVGTPVPGLVVVAGGKYTTYRVMAKDAVDAAAHQLQTPVPPSCTDQVPLLGAVGYKAAWNRRATLARQAGLQVAQLEHLLRRYGTLVDELLASIASDPALATPVPGAPDYLMAELLYAATHEGARHLEDVLTRRTRISIETPDRGITAARAAAPLLASALGWAGAETARELAAYESRVAAERAAQEQPDDESADATRRDALEAVPLTTSAA is encoded by the coding sequence ATGCAAACCGGACTGATCTCGCCACAGACGCGGGCCGACGCGCTGACCGCCATGTCGACCGGCGACGAACTGGACGTGCTGGTCGTCGGGGCCGGCGTGGTGGGCGCGGGCTCGGCCCTCGACGCGGCCACCCGCGGCCTCAACGTCGGGCTCATCGAAGCCCGCGACTTCGCCAGCGGCACCTCCAGCCGCTCCAGCAAACTCATCCACGGCGGGCTGCGCTACCTCGAGATGCTCGACTTCTCGCTGGTCCGCGAGGCGCTGCGCGAACGTGGGCTGCTCCTGCAGCGGCTCGCACCCCACCTCGTACGGCCGGTGCCTTTCCTCTACCCGCTGCGGCATCGGGCCTGGGAGCGCCTGTACGCCGGGGCCGGGGTCGCCCTGTACGACGTGCTCGCGCTCAGTGGCTGGGGGGCGGGCCTGCCACGGCACCGCCACCTCACCAAGACCGAGGCGATGAAGGCGTTCCCGTCGCTGCGCCCCGACTCGCTGGTCGGCGCCATCCGCTACTACGACGCGCAGGTCGACGACGCCCGCCACACCATGTTCCTGGTGCGCACCGCTACCGCGTACGGGGCCAAGGTCGCCGCACGCACCGAGGTGACCGGCTTCCTGCGCGCGGACGACCGGGTCGTCGGCGTCCGGGCCCGCGACCTCGAAACCGGCCGCGACCTCGAGATCCGGGCCAAAGTCGTGATCAACGCGACCGGCGTCTGGACCGGCGACAGCCAGGCCCTGCTGGCCGGCCTCGCACCTCAGTTCGGCGTCACGGCCAGCAAAGGCATCCACCTGGTCGTGCCGCGCGACCGCATCTCCGGCGGCACCGGCATGATCCTCCGCACCGCGACCAGTGTCCTGTTCGTCATCCCGTGGGACCGGCACTGGATCATCGGCACCACCGACACCGCGTGGACCCTCGACAAAGCCCACCCGTCCGCCTCCGGCCGCGACGTCGACTACCTGCTGACCGAAGTCAACAAGGCGCTGGCCACCCCGCTGACCCGGGACGACGTGCAAGGCGTGTACGCCGGCCTGCGCCCCCTGCTCTCGGCCGAGGCCGCCACCACGGCCAAACTGTCCCGCGAACACGCCGTCGGCACCCCCGTGCCCGGCCTGGTCGTGGTGGCCGGCGGCAAATACACGACGTACCGCGTGATGGCCAAGGACGCCGTGGACGCGGCCGCCCACCAGCTGCAGACCCCGGTGCCCCCGTCGTGCACCGACCAGGTGCCACTGCTCGGCGCCGTCGGCTACAAAGCGGCCTGGAACCGCCGCGCCACCCTGGCCCGCCAGGCCGGCCTGCAAGTCGCCCAGCTGGAACACTTGCTGCGCCGCTACGGCACCCTGGTCGACGAACTGCTGGCGTCGATCGCGTCGGATCCCGCCCTGGCCACCCCGGTCCCGGGCGCCCCCGACTACCTCATGGCGGAACTGCTCTACGCAGCAACCCACGAAGGCGCCCGCCACCTCGAAGACGTCCTGACCCGCCGCACCCGCATCTCGATCGAAACCCCGGACCGCGGCATCACGGCGGCCCGGGCGGCGGCTCCGCTGCTGGCTTCGGCGCTGGGCTGGGCCGGGGCGGAAACAGCCCGGGAGCTGGCCGCCTACGAGTCCCGGGTGGCCGCCGAACGGGCCGCCCAGGAACAACCCGACGACGAAAGCGCCGACGCCACCCGCCGGGACGCCCTCGAAGCCGTACCCCTGACGACGTCGGCCGCTTGA
- the glpK gene encoding glycerol kinase GlpK, which produces MKQYVGAIDQGTTSTRFMIFDRSGAEIGRHQLEHRQIFPASGWVEHDATEIWENTRKTIDAALTGAGLVPSDLAAIGLTNQRETVVLWDKASGTPVAPAIVWQDTRTSSMLDTLDGALIRSRTGLPLATYFSATKVRWLLDNMPGLRARATRGEVLFGTMDSWLIWNLTGGKHLTDVTNASRTMLMNLGTLDWDPDLLAHFDIPRAMLPAIRSSAETYGEALPGVPIAAAIGDQQAALFGQTCFDPGDTKCTYGTGGFLLMNTGSSPVWSSHGLITTVAYRFGDEKPVYALEGSIAAAGAAVQWLRDQLGILDSAAASETVAGQVEDSAGVYFVPAFSGLFAPYWRPDARGAIVGLSRFHTAAHLTRAALEAICYQTRDVVEAMAQDSGTALDRLRVDGGVTANDLCMQLQADILGVPVSRPAVAETTALGAAYAAGLAVGFWESVGDLRANWREDRRWQPTWTAERRSEGVTRWRAAVDRTLDWTM; this is translated from the coding sequence ATGAAGCAGTACGTCGGCGCGATCGATCAGGGCACGACCAGCACCCGCTTCATGATCTTCGATCGGTCCGGGGCCGAGATCGGCCGCCACCAGCTCGAACACCGGCAGATCTTCCCGGCGTCGGGCTGGGTCGAGCACGACGCCACCGAGATCTGGGAGAACACCCGCAAGACGATCGACGCGGCCCTGACCGGCGCCGGGCTCGTCCCCTCGGATCTGGCCGCGATCGGCCTGACCAACCAGCGCGAGACCGTCGTGCTCTGGGACAAAGCTTCCGGTACGCCCGTGGCCCCGGCGATCGTCTGGCAGGACACGCGGACGTCGTCGATGCTCGACACGCTCGACGGTGCCCTGATCCGCTCGCGTACGGGGCTCCCCCTGGCCACCTACTTCTCGGCCACGAAGGTGCGCTGGCTGCTCGACAACATGCCCGGTCTGAGGGCCCGCGCCACCCGCGGCGAGGTGTTGTTCGGGACGATGGACAGCTGGCTGATCTGGAACCTGACCGGCGGCAAGCATCTGACCGACGTGACGAACGCCAGCCGCACGATGCTGATGAACCTCGGCACCCTCGACTGGGATCCCGACCTGCTGGCGCACTTCGACATCCCGCGGGCCATGCTGCCCGCGATCCGCTCGTCGGCCGAGACCTACGGCGAGGCATTGCCCGGAGTGCCCATCGCCGCGGCGATCGGCGACCAGCAGGCCGCGCTGTTCGGGCAGACCTGCTTCGACCCCGGCGACACCAAATGCACGTACGGGACCGGCGGTTTTCTGCTGATGAACACGGGCTCGTCGCCGGTGTGGTCGAGTCACGGGCTGATCACCACGGTTGCCTACCGCTTCGGCGACGAGAAGCCCGTGTACGCCCTGGAAGGCTCGATCGCGGCGGCCGGCGCGGCCGTGCAGTGGCTGCGCGACCAGCTCGGCATCCTCGACTCCGCGGCGGCCAGCGAAACCGTGGCCGGCCAGGTCGAGGACAGCGCGGGCGTCTACTTCGTACCGGCGTTCTCCGGCCTCTTCGCCCCCTACTGGCGGCCGGACGCGCGCGGCGCGATCGTCGGGCTGTCCCGCTTCCACACCGCCGCGCACCTCACCCGGGCCGCGCTCGAAGCCATCTGCTACCAGACCCGCGACGTCGTCGAGGCGATGGCGCAGGACAGCGGCACGGCACTCGACCGGCTGCGCGTCGACGGCGGCGTCACAGCCAACGACCTCTGCATGCAACTGCAGGCGGACATCCTGGGCGTGCCGGTCAGCCGGCCCGCCGTCGCCGAGACCACCGCGCTCGGGGCCGCGTACGCCGCGGGTCTGGCCGTCGGTTTCTGGGAGTCCGTCGGCGATCTGCGCGCCAACTGGCGGGAAGACCGGCGCTGGCAGCCGACCTGGACCGCGGAACGACGCTCGGAAGGCGTCACCCGATGGCGAGCCGCCGTCGACCGAACCCTCGACTGGACCATGTGA
- a CDS encoding IclR family transcriptional regulator, with protein MPGLIQSIERSSAVLRLLAAGRLRVKEIADALDLPKSTAHSILRTLEHIGFVEQDERTARYRLGRGLLDLSEGELDLNELRGRALNWADALAARSGEEVRIGALRDGRVVVVHHVFRPDDSMQSLQTGHLLPPHATALGKVLLAYNAPAVDAAARAGLEAYTRRTLTSPRDLARSLTETRERGWSLAVEEWEAGRAGIAAPVRSFGGLVVGAIGISGPVERLCDTRRQARTALVEHVTATARSITRDLAGS; from the coding sequence GTGCCCGGCTTGATCCAGTCGATAGAGCGGTCGTCGGCCGTGCTGCGGCTGCTCGCCGCGGGCCGGCTGCGGGTCAAGGAGATCGCCGACGCGCTCGACCTGCCCAAGTCGACCGCGCACAGCATCCTGCGCACGCTCGAGCACATCGGCTTCGTCGAGCAGGACGAGCGGACCGCGCGCTACCGGCTCGGGCGCGGGCTGCTCGACCTGAGCGAGGGTGAGCTCGACCTCAACGAGCTGCGCGGGCGCGCGCTCAACTGGGCCGACGCGCTGGCCGCGCGCAGCGGCGAGGAGGTGCGCATCGGCGCCCTGCGCGACGGCCGGGTCGTTGTGGTGCACCACGTGTTCCGGCCGGACGACTCGATGCAGTCGCTGCAGACCGGCCACCTGTTGCCGCCGCACGCCACCGCGCTGGGCAAGGTGCTGCTGGCCTACAACGCGCCCGCGGTCGACGCCGCGGCGCGAGCGGGCCTGGAGGCGTACACGCGAAGGACTTTGACCTCGCCCCGTGATCTCGCGCGCTCGCTGACCGAGACACGCGAGCGGGGGTGGAGCCTGGCGGTCGAGGAGTGGGAGGCCGGCCGGGCCGGGATCGCGGCGCCCGTGCGCAGCTTCGGCGGGCTGGTGGTGGGCGCGATCGGCATCTCCGGACCGGTCGAGCGGCTGTGCGACACCCGGCGGCAGGCCCGTACGGCGCTGGTCGAACACGTGACCGCGACCGCCCGGTCGATCACGCGCGATCTGGCCGGCTCGTGA
- the glpK gene encoding glycerol kinase GlpK: protein MSERYVLAIDQGTTSTRCILFDRRATVVSVVRGEHRQSYPRPGWVEHDAARIWRDVQRLIERAMREAGIGPAQVAAIGIANQRETVVVWDKASGTPVAPAIVWQDTRTSSLLDTLDGSFVRERTGLPLAAYFSATKVRWLLDNTPGLRARATRGEVLFGTMDSWLIWNLTGGKHLTDVTNASRTMLMNLATLSWDPDLLDMFDIPRAMLPEIRSSSEVYGEAFDGVPIAGVLGDQQAALFGQTCFDPGDTKCTYGTGGFLLMNTGSSPVWSSHGLITTVGYQIGTGQVAYALEGSIAIAGSLVQWVRDGLGLIGTASEIETLAGTVGDNGGCYIVPAFSGLYAPYWESEARGVIVGLTSYITKGHLARAVLEATGWQTRDVVDAMNADSGLALTALNVDGGMTADNLLMQIIADFLQVPVVRPMVAETVSVGAAYTAGLAVGYWSDLRDLRHNRHSAGRWKPGLDEDRRAAEYANWKRAVESAVFFSRRP, encoded by the coding sequence GTGAGCGAACGTTACGTCCTGGCCATCGATCAGGGCACCACGTCGACGCGGTGCATCCTGTTCGATCGGCGCGCGACGGTGGTCTCGGTGGTGCGCGGCGAGCATCGGCAGTCGTATCCGCGCCCCGGCTGGGTCGAGCACGACGCCGCGCGCATCTGGCGCGACGTGCAGCGCCTGATCGAGCGGGCGATGCGCGAGGCGGGCATCGGGCCGGCGCAGGTAGCAGCCATCGGCATCGCCAATCAGCGCGAGACCGTCGTGGTGTGGGACAAGGCTTCCGGTACGCCCGTGGCCCCCGCGATCGTCTGGCAGGACACGCGGACGTCGTCGTTGCTGGACACGCTGGACGGCTCGTTCGTCCGGGAACGGACCGGGTTGCCGCTGGCCGCCTACTTCTCGGCCACGAAGGTGCGCTGGCTGCTCGACAACACACCCGGCCTGCGGGCCCGCGCCACCCGCGGCGAGGTGTTGTTCGGGACGATGGACAGCTGGCTGATCTGGAACCTGACCGGCGGCAAGCATCTGACCGACGTGACGAACGCCAGCCGGACGATGCTGATGAATCTGGCCACGCTCTCCTGGGATCCGGATCTGCTGGACATGTTCGACATTCCGCGGGCCATGCTGCCGGAGATCCGGTCGTCGTCCGAGGTCTACGGGGAGGCGTTCGACGGGGTGCCGATCGCCGGGGTGCTCGGCGACCAGCAGGCCGCGCTGTTCGGGCAGACCTGCTTCGACCCCGGCGACACCAAATGCACGTACGGGACCGGCGGTTTTCTGCTGATGAACACGGGCTCGTCGCCGGTGTGGTCGAGTCACGGTCTCATCACCACGGTGGGCTACCAGATCGGGACGGGCCAGGTGGCGTACGCGCTGGAGGGGTCGATCGCCATCGCGGGCTCGCTGGTGCAGTGGGTACGCGACGGGCTCGGGCTGATCGGCACGGCCTCCGAGATCGAGACGCTGGCGGGCACGGTCGGTGACAACGGCGGGTGCTACATCGTGCCCGCGTTCTCCGGGCTGTACGCGCCGTACTGGGAAAGCGAGGCACGCGGAGTGATCGTGGGCCTCACCTCGTACATCACCAAGGGTCATCTCGCCCGCGCGGTGCTCGAGGCCACCGGGTGGCAGACACGCGACGTGGTCGACGCGATGAACGCGGACTCCGGGCTGGCCCTGACCGCCCTCAACGTCGACGGCGGCATGACTGCCGACAACCTGCTCATGCAGATCATCGCCGACTTCCTGCAAGTTCCCGTCGTACGGCCGATGGTGGCCGAGACGGTGTCGGTCGGCGCGGCCTACACGGCCGGGCTGGCCGTCGGCTACTGGTCGGATCTGCGCGACCTGCGGCACAACCGGCACTCGGCGGGGCGTTGGAAGCCGGGTCTGGACGAGGATCGGCGCGCTGCCGAGTACGCGAACTGGAAGCGCGCCGTCGAGTCGGCAGTGTTCTTCAGTCGGCGGCCCTGA
- a CDS encoding universal stress protein: MNVREPVVAGVDGSDGAAAAVRWAARHARDTGLPLRVIYAASTNEPVAVSERVLNAAVAEAGSGVDFSAYEVPGDRVPALIGASKGSALLVLGESDRGWFAAALTGSTAVRVVAEAECPVVVVRGDTDPVGPVVVAVDGTRANEPALVFAFQEAARRECALFAVHAWQQPLVPTGAGTLAAAAGGAASREEWAAAAQRLLTEAVAPLRSAFPLVAVYERLVEGPAESVVSHETAGAALVVVGSRGRGQLAGLLLGSTSQALIRDSECPVAIVRAAD, from the coding sequence ATGAACGTACGGGAGCCGGTTGTTGCCGGGGTGGACGGGTCGGACGGAGCCGCGGCGGCGGTCCGGTGGGCGGCGCGGCACGCGCGCGACACCGGGCTGCCGTTGCGTGTGATCTACGCGGCGAGCACGAACGAGCCGGTGGCCGTCAGCGAGCGGGTGCTCAACGCCGCGGTGGCCGAGGCCGGTTCGGGCGTCGACTTCTCCGCGTACGAGGTCCCGGGCGACCGGGTGCCGGCCCTGATCGGGGCGTCGAAGGGGTCGGCCCTGCTCGTGCTGGGCGAGAGCGACCGGGGGTGGTTCGCGGCCGCGCTGACCGGCTCCACCGCCGTACGGGTGGTCGCCGAGGCGGAATGCCCGGTGGTCGTCGTGCGCGGCGACACCGACCCGGTCGGCCCGGTCGTCGTGGCGGTCGACGGCACCCGCGCGAACGAACCGGCCCTGGTCTTCGCCTTCCAGGAGGCCGCCCGGCGCGAGTGCGCACTGTTCGCGGTGCACGCGTGGCAGCAGCCGCTGGTGCCGACGGGTGCGGGCACGCTGGCTGCCGCAGCCGGTGGCGCGGCGTCGCGCGAGGAGTGGGCGGCCGCGGCCCAGCGCCTGCTGACCGAGGCCGTGGCCCCCCTGCGGTCGGCGTTCCCGCTGGTGGCCGTGTACGAGCGCTTGGTCGAGGGGCCCGCCGAGTCGGTCGTCAGCCACGAGACGGCCGGCGCGGCGCTCGTGGTGGTCGGTTCGCGCGGGCGCGGCCAACTGGCGGGCCTGCTGCTCGGCTCGACGAGCCAGGCCCTGATCCGGGACTCGGAGTGCCCGGTGGCGATCGTCAGGGCCGCCGACTGA
- a CDS encoding sensor histidine kinase produces MLRRLARGSLRLLRADDPETGWLVRIVLTALFVWALALWPAIAPEVHRALLLSFAGWVFWVVADQRHPVPARILLALSTLLPAAVSALPHNGAAHLFLYGALFTFVLLPRMPLWAILALTGALIVVLLIALHVAGNGPTAMLTQPGVVVVVVLASLHRREHRLRAEQTAELLAQTSRAQEAQARAAALDERARIARELHDVLAHSLGALGVQLEVAEAQLTERGDVEAAAERVRRARRLAADGMVEARSAVAALRSDAPPLARALDSLAGVHRENHAVEVTLRTDGPARALPSAAEVALLRTAREALTNAAKHAPGEPVTLTLAYAESAVRLVVENPAGSPRTGESGFGLVGARERIALVDGTLDAGVVDGAWRVTAEVPG; encoded by the coding sequence ATGCTGCGCCGGCTGGCCCGGGGAAGTCTGCGCCTGTTGCGGGCCGACGACCCCGAGACGGGCTGGCTGGTGCGTATCGTCCTGACGGCGCTGTTCGTGTGGGCGCTGGCGTTGTGGCCGGCGATCGCTCCGGAGGTGCACCGGGCGCTCCTGCTGAGTTTCGCCGGCTGGGTCTTCTGGGTGGTCGCCGACCAGCGCCACCCTGTCCCGGCCCGGATCCTGCTGGCCCTGTCCACCCTGCTGCCGGCCGCGGTGTCCGCGCTGCCGCACAACGGGGCGGCTCATCTTTTCCTGTACGGGGCCCTGTTCACCTTTGTACTGCTGCCGCGCATGCCGTTGTGGGCGATCCTGGCCCTGACCGGTGCCCTGATCGTGGTGCTGCTGATCGCCTTGCACGTGGCCGGTAACGGGCCGACCGCGATGCTGACCCAGCCCGGCGTGGTCGTCGTGGTGGTGCTGGCCAGCCTGCACCGCCGGGAGCACCGCCTGCGGGCCGAGCAGACCGCGGAACTGCTCGCGCAGACGTCACGGGCGCAGGAGGCGCAGGCGCGCGCGGCCGCGCTGGACGAACGGGCGCGGATCGCGCGGGAACTGCACGATGTGCTCGCGCATTCGCTCGGCGCCCTGGGTGTGCAGCTCGAAGTGGCCGAGGCTCAGCTGACCGAACGCGGTGACGTGGAGGCGGCGGCGGAACGGGTGCGCCGGGCCCGGCGGCTGGCGGCGGACGGCATGGTCGAGGCGCGTTCGGCGGTCGCGGCGTTGCGGTCCGACGCGCCGCCGCTGGCTCGGGCGCTCGACAGCCTGGCCGGTGTGCACCGCGAGAACCACGCCGTCGAGGTGACGCTGCGCACCGACGGCCCCGCGCGGGCCTTGCCGTCGGCGGCCGAGGTGGCGTTGTTGCGCACCGCGCGTGAGGCGTTGACGAACGCGGCCAAGCACGCGCCGGGCGAACCGGTCACGTTGACGCTCGCCTACGCGGAGTCGGCAGTCCGGCTCGTCGTGGAAAATCCGGCGGGCTCACCGCGTACGGGGGAAAGCGGTTTTGGCCTGGTCGGCGCGCGGGAGCGCATCGCGCTGGTCGATGGCACCCTGGACGCGGGCGTCGTCGACGGCGCGTGGCGAGTCACCGCGGAGGTGCCGGGATGA
- a CDS encoding response regulator transcription factor: MTDEPLRVLVVDDQQLVREGLTALLELTGGVEVVGSAGDGARALELVAEHRPDVVLMDLKMPVLDGTAATARVRAEFPEVAVVVLTTYADDESIAGALAAGARGYLTKDAGRAEITMALRAAAGGQALFDPAVAARLAEAMNRPAAPPARDSLPDGLTQREAEVLGQIARGSTNAEIAAALFVAETTVKTHINNAFAKIGARNRTEAASYAQRQGLT, from the coding sequence ATGACCGACGAGCCGTTGCGCGTGCTGGTGGTGGACGATCAACAGCTCGTACGGGAGGGCCTGACCGCTCTTCTGGAACTGACCGGCGGTGTCGAGGTGGTCGGGTCGGCGGGCGACGGCGCGCGGGCGCTGGAACTGGTCGCCGAGCACCGCCCGGATGTGGTGCTGATGGATCTGAAGATGCCGGTGCTGGACGGCACGGCGGCGACCGCTCGCGTTCGGGCCGAGTTTCCCGAAGTCGCGGTCGTCGTGCTGACCACGTACGCCGACGACGAGTCGATCGCGGGGGCGCTCGCGGCGGGGGCCCGCGGCTACCTGACCAAGGACGCCGGTCGGGCCGAGATCACGATGGCGTTGCGGGCCGCGGCCGGCGGTCAAGCGCTGTTCGACCCGGCCGTGGCGGCCCGGCTGGCCGAGGCGATGAACCGTCCCGCGGCGCCGCCGGCCCGCGACAGCCTGCCCGACGGGCTCACCCAGCGCGAGGCCGAAGTGCTCGGCCAGATCGCCCGGGGCAGCACGAACGCCGAAATCGCGGCGGCCCTTTTCGTCGCCGAGACGACCGTGAAGACACACATCAACAACGCCTTCGCCAAGATCGGTGCGCGTAATCGCACCGAGGCGGCAAGCTATGCGCAGCGACAGGGCCTGACCTGA